One Cyprinus carpio isolate SPL01 chromosome A16, ASM1834038v1, whole genome shotgun sequence genomic region harbors:
- the cdcp1a gene encoding CUB domain-containing protein 1a has product MRIWRFPCFSVLFGFLLSSVPELTGSAKLSIAVESGTTIRITSAGRNTQCKVCIGQNTQEVCQLSAVLRSDTLLDFSCSQPENVFTVQIIRDNVINNIEPKDHNALQKFNRTFIWNLKPPTTKSLRLNFSSTGLRQIQPTDSCPDKHVYMLAVENVSVGRFCQNGTIRQVDVHNGGKLSLEVSGARALDKKFIGVSLGRLINSLANFHVVLPERSSTQDFFTPNAFPANAEIMWYFTVPHTYYTDVRILSYTVPTCLRPENIPTMKYTWQGREPLVKLMNVSQPSVEPGNFNLSIKNCRLSGPQPPSQGLTVHFQISAIKRSKGQCEGDLPEKQVLQIRVKKKDPKSTCVLKLDSVIMDTITIASGKHFVLNSFDCNKDEVELTVNQTIECKEWKDCAFTSFPLTFNYEQQCIPGVLKTLIWLLHGPQNSAVELQSPAGDLRYCPPEDKCNSIILLNVAHVNSSITLGQFCPKGTIQKIQIRESKIAISATVTSFNDRNLATKPFLTYSFTQDISEHYIFTVAPKMDNPTMLATPAWPSGMKASSTVSWIVNLEPQFKSSVKFRNVSQPKCKEVHTNIAVQTIRSQTTLYSTKTDVKIKDLLVPESFYLNMTNCKSPTGAFRAMMEVTLQNSPSKHLGIILSIVGVVLVIVTAVGIWFFLRKKKRNKTPPVSVYNPSEHAFLPGLHGIPKAQEEEDPHTYAYIDETLVYSHLLKVDDKKEEYKEATADESDPPLRAPALPVRNSENLITKSNALLDSELCGYVQGRSTTSGSAKTSEEGNYETRLCV; this is encoded by the exons atgCGAATTTGGCGGTTCCCGTGCTTTTCAGTCCTTTTTGGGTTTTTGCTGTCGTCAGTCCCGGAGCTCACAG GCAGTGCAAAGCTCAGTATTGCTGTTGAATCAGGCACAACCATACGCATTACTAGTGCTGGCAGAAACACACAGTGCAAGGTTTGTATCGGACAGAACACACAGGAGGTGTGCCAGTTGTCTGCGGTCCTCAGAAGTGACACGCTTTTGGACTTCAGCTGCTCACAGCCAGAGAATGTGTTCACCGTGCAGATCATCAGAGATAATG TGATAAATAACATTGAACCCAAAGATCACAATGCCTTGCAAAAGTTCAATCGCACCTTCATCTGGAATCTGAAGCCACCAACTACGAAGAGCTTGCGTTTGAATTTCAGTAGTACTGGTTTACGGCAGATTCAGCCCACAGACAGCTGCCCAGACAAACACGTTTACATGCTCGCAGTGGAGAATGTCAGCGTTGGAAGGTTTTGTCAGAATGGAACTATTAGACAAGTGGATGTGCATAATGGTGGAAAACTGTCTTTGGAAGTGTCTGGAGCTCGAGCTCTGGACAAGAAGTTCATCGGTGTGTCACTGGGACGTCTCATTAACT cACTGGCTAATTTCCATGTTGTTCTCCCAGAGAGGAGTTCAACCCAGGACTTCTTTACCCCAAACGCTTTTCCTGCAAATGCAGAGATAATGTGGTATTTCACCGTTCCCCACACGTACTACACTGATGTGCGCATTCTGAGCTACACTGTCCCAACATGCCTCCGACCTGAAAACATCCCTACAATGAAGTACACTTGGCAGGGCAGAGAGCCTCTGGTGAAGCTGATGAATGTAAGCCAGCCGTCGGTGGAGCCTGGAAACTTTAACCTCTCCATAAAGAACTGCAGACTGTCCGGACCACAGCCTCCATCACAAGGCCTAACGGTGCACTTCCAGATCTCTGCCATCAAGAGAAGCAAGG GGCAATGTGAAGGGGATCTGCCTGAGAAGCAGGTACTACAGATACGTGTGAAGAAAAAGGATCCCAAGTCAACCTGTGTGTTGAAACTGGATTCGGTCATAATGGACACGATCACCATCGCTTCAGGGAAACATTTTGTCCTGAACTCCTTTGACTGTAACAAGGACGAAGTAGAGTTAACTGTCAACCAGACCATAG AATGTAAAGAATGGAAAGACTGTGCCTTCACTTCATTCCCTCTAACTTTCAACTACGAGCAGCAGTGTATCCCAGGAGTTTTGAAGACGCTCATCTGGCTCCTTCATGGCCCTCAGAACAGTGCAGTGGAGCTACAGTCTCCTGCAGGAGATCTGCGTTACTGTCCGCCCGAAGACAAATGCAACAGCATCATCCTGCTCAATGTGGCCCATGTTAACTCCAGCATCACTCTTGGGCAGTTTTGTCCAAAGGGAACCATTCAGAAAATCCAAATCCGTGAATCCAAGATTGCAATAAGTGCCACCGTCACGAGTTTCAACGACCGGAATTTGGCAACTAAACCCTTCTTAACCTATTCATTTACACAAGACATATCAG AGCACTATATATTCACTGTGGCACCAAAAATGGATAACCCTACCATGTTGGCGACCCCAGCCTGGCCGTCTGGAATGAAGGCGTCTAGCACCGTGTCCTGGATTGTTAACCTGGAGCCTCAGTTTAAGAGCAGTGTGAAGTTCAGAAATGTCAGCCAGCCCAAGTGTAAGGAGGTGCACACAAACATCGCAGTGCAGACCATTCGCTCTCAAACGACGCTGTACAGCACTAAAACAGATGTGAAGATTAAGGACCTCCTGGTTCCAGAAAGTTTTTACCTGAACATGACTAACTGCAAGTCACCGACAGGAGCCTTCCGGGCGATGATGGAGGTCACGCTGCAAAACAGCCCAA GTAAGCATTTGGGCATCATCCTGAGTATTGTGGGAGTTGTGTTGGTGATTGTAACAGCCGTGGGGATCTGGTTTTTTCTCAG gaaaaagaaGAGGAATAAGACTCCCCCAGTGTCCGTCTACAATCCCAGTGAGCATGCTTTCCTTCCAGGCCTCCATGGCATCCCCAAAGCACAGGAGGAGGAGGATCCTCACACTTACGCATACATAGATGAAACTCTAGTATATAGCCATCTGCTCAAAGTTGATgataaaaaagaagaatataaaGAAGCCACTGCAGATGAGAGTGATCCCCCTCTGAGAGCCCCAGCTTTACCAGTCAGAAACAGTGAAAACCTCATCACGAAAAGCAACGCCTTGCTTGACAGTGAGCTCTGTGGTTATGTTCAGGGACGATCAACTACATCTGGCTCAGCGAAGACTTCCGAAGAAGGGAACTATGAaaccagactgtgtgtgtga
- the clec3ba gene encoding tetranectin — protein sequence MSQTLPASRSVRKMDFRAVKFLFCVVCLVRCSPEQSSTKKKDGKKESNSAAIEELKKQIEQIVQDLNLIKEQQALQTVCLKGIKIPGKCFLVDTTKKSFHTANDDCIDKGGTLSSPLSGDENDQLYDYVRQTVGPEGHIWLGVNDILKEGEWIDQAGSQIRFKNWESEITHQPDGGRSQNCAILSSTANGKWFDEDCRGERASVCQFNIV from the exons ATGTCTCAAACGCTTCCAGCTTCACGTTCAGTGAGGAAGATGGATTTCAGAGCCGTCAAGTTTCTTTTCTGTGTGGTTTGTCTGGTGCGCTGCAGCCCGGAGCAGAGCTCCACAAAGAAGAAGGATGGTAAAAAAG AGTCGAACAGTGCTGCTATCGAGGAGCTGAAGAAACAGATCGAGCAGATCGTGCAGGATCTGAACCTGATCAAGGAGCAGCAAGCTTTACAAACAG TTTGCTTAAAAGGCATCAAGATCCCAGGCAAGTGTTTTCTCGTGGACACGACGAAGAAGAGCTTTCACACCGCAAACGATGACTGCATTGATAAAGGAGGAACGCTCAGCAGCCCTCTTTCTGGCGACGAGAACGACCAGCTGTATGATTACGTGCGGCAGACCGTCGGGCCAGAAGGGCACATCTGGTTGGGTGTGAATGACATACTGAAGGAGGGCGAGTGGATCGACCAGGCGGGCTCACAGATACGCTTCAAGAACTGGGAATCAGAGATCACCCATCAGCCCGACGGAGGACGCAGCCAGAACTGTGCTATCCTGTCCAGCACGGCCAACGGGAAGTGGTTCGACGAGGACTGCCGCGGAGAAAGGGCGTCTGTCTGCCAGTTCAACATCGTCTAA
- the fez2a gene encoding LOW QUALITY PROTEIN: fasciculation and elongation protein zeta-2 (The sequence of the model RefSeq protein was modified relative to this genomic sequence to represent the inferred CDS: inserted 2 bases in 2 codons), with amino-acid sequence MESVNLDLSDDEDLREQMDTHSIIVSCISEEPLLTAEQVIEELQESCNQSXSLVSQKTQRSHSSQMDEERARLMSALELNDELEDVETARRRYSEELIQQLAIRDELEFEKXQLIVVLTDVQNRQKLHREMLRKKRKMSGSERRREEERGGGECSWRDFLRCDHHDVFDFSCRTLLFCSELLDCILHGLADCSICVFSVCVFSFNVVSLFL; translated from the exons ATGGAGAGTGTGAACCTGGACCTGTCTGATGATGAGGACCTGAGGGAGCAGATGGACACGCACTCCATCATCGTGTCCTGCATCAGCGAGGAACCGCTGCTCACTGCTGAACAG GTGATTGAGGAGCTCCAGGAGAGCTGTAATCAGA TCTCGCTCGTCTCTCAGAAGACCCAGAGGTCTCACAGCAGCCAGATGGACGAGGAGC GAGCGAGGCTGATGTCTGCGCTGGAGCTGAACGATGAGCTGGAGGACGTGGAGACGGCCAGACGCAGGTATTCAGAGGAGCTCATCCAGCAGCTGGCCATCAGAGATGAGCTGGAGTTTGAGA AACAGCTCATCGTGGTTCTCACAGACGTACAAAACCGGCAGAAGCTCCACCGAGAGATGCtgagaaagaagaggaaaatGTCTGGatcagagaggagaagagaggaagagaggggcggg GGAGAGTGTTCCTGGAGGGATTTCCTCAGATGTGACCATCATGATGTGTTTGACTTCAGCTGCAGGACTCTGCTCTTCTGTTCTGAGCTGTTGGACTGTATTTTGCATGGTTTGGCAGATTgcagtatttgtgtttttagtgtttgtgtgtttagtttCAACGTAGTAAGCTTATTtttgtga
- the cnih4 gene encoding protein cornichon homolog 4, with translation MEAAVFILSLVDCCALIFLSVYFIITLSDLECDYINARSCCSKLNKWVIPEMIAQALATVLMLVSMHWFVFLLNLPVASWDVYRYVKVPMGNMGVYDPTEIHNRGQLKSHMKEAMIKLGFHLLCFFIYLYSMILALIND, from the exons ATGGAGGCGGCCGTGTTCATTTTATCCCTCGTCGACTGCTGCGCTTTAATATTCCTCTCCGTGTATTTC ATCATCACTCTGTCTGATCTGGAGTGTGACTACATCAACGCTCGATCCTGCTGCTCCAAGTTAAACAAA tgggTCATTCCTGAGATGATCGCTCAGGCTCTGGCCACGGTCCTGATGCTGGTCTCCATGCACTGGTTTGTGTTCCTGCTCAACCTCCCCGTGGCATCCTGGGACGTGTACAG GTACGTGAAGGTTCCCATGGGGAACATGGGAGTGTACGATCCCACAGAGATCCACAACAGAGGCCAGCTCAAGTCCCACATGAAGGAAGCCATGATCAAGCTGGGCTTCCACCTGCTCTGCTTCTTCATCTACCTGTACAG CATGATCCTGGCTCTCATCAACGACTGA